Below is a genomic region from Pseudomonas frederiksbergensis.
CGCCGGTTAAACGTCTACCGGAAATTGCCGCCATGGCCCGCAAAAAAGCTGCACTGGATTTCGAACAATCCCTCGCTGACCTGCAAACGCTGGTTGAACGCCTGGAGAACGGCGAGCTGTCGCTGGAAGACTCGTTGACGGCTTTCGAGCAAGGCATCGGTCTGACCCGTGATTGCCAGGCTGCGCTGGCGCAGGCCGAGCAGAAGGTTCAGGTGCTGCTTGAGCGCGATGGCGAGCTGACCGAGGCTCCCTTTGACGCGGAACAGCCAGAATGATCGCGGCGTATTCGGCCAGCAGTCAGGCCCGGGTCAACGCGGCACTCGAAACCCTGTTCAACGCCCCGAGTCCTGAACTCGCACGCTTATATGAAGCGATGCGCTACAGCGTGATGAATGGCGGCAAACGCGTGCGCCCGTTGCTGGCCTATGCGGCCTGCGAGGCGCTGGGCGGTGATGCGGAGCACGCCAACGGTGCGGCCTGTGCGGTGGAGTTGATCCACGCGTACTCGCTGGTGCACGACGATTTGCCGGCGATGGACGACGACGATCTGCGTCGCGGTCAACCGACCACTCATAAAAAATTCGACGAAGCCTGCGCGATTCTCGCCGGTGACGGCCTGCAAAGCCTGGCTTTCAGCGCCCTGCTCGACCCCCGCCTGAATTCGGCGGACGCCGAGACTCGCCTGCAAATGGTCAGCGCCCTGGCGTTGGCGGCGGGCCCGGCCGGGATGGTTGGCGGTCAGGCCATCGACCTGGGCTCGGTCGGTTTGAAGCTTGATCAGAAAGCCCTCGAATACATGCACCGGCACAAGACCGGCGCGCTGATCGAAGCCAGCGTCAAGCTTGGCGCCCTGGCCAGTGGCCGCGCCGAGAAAGACGAACTCAAATCCTTGCAGACTTATGCGCAGGCCATCGGCCTGGCGTTTCAGGTGCAGGACGACATTCTCGACGTCGAAAGCGATACCGAAACCCTCGGCAAGCGCCAGGGCGCAGATATTGC
It encodes:
- a CDS encoding exodeoxyribonuclease VII small subunit, which codes for MARKKAALDFEQSLADLQTLVERLENGELSLEDSLTAFEQGIGLTRDCQAALAQAEQKVQVLLERDGELTEAPFDAEQPE
- the ispA gene encoding (2E,6E)-farnesyl diphosphate synthase; the protein is MIAAYSASSQARVNAALETLFNAPSPELARLYEAMRYSVMNGGKRVRPLLAYAACEALGGDAEHANGAACAVELIHAYSLVHDDLPAMDDDDLRRGQPTTHKKFDEACAILAGDGLQSLAFSALLDPRLNSADAETRLQMVSALALAAGPAGMVGGQAIDLGSVGLKLDQKALEYMHRHKTGALIEASVKLGALASGRAEKDELKSLQTYAQAIGLAFQVQDDILDVESDTETLGKRQGADIARDKPTYPALLGLDAAKAYALELRDQALHALRPFDAAAEPLRDLARYIVERRS